A single Bacillus sp. OxB-1 DNA region contains:
- a CDS encoding MDR family MFS transporter has protein sequence MKETTQPTKYEYLADDPNVKVIPIMLSLIIGAFFAILNETLLNIALTTLMHEFDITLPTVQWMATGFMLVMGIVIPVSALLLQWYTTRQLFLGTMIVFTIGTTISAMAPTFAILLVGRLVQAVGTGLLMPIIFNVFLLIYPPHRRGKVMGLIGLVIMFAPAIGPTLSGVIVEYLGWRFLFITVIPFALFSIVFASKYLINVSEVTRPKIDVLSIVFSTIGFGGTIYGFSAVGESEAGFFSPTVIVSILAGLTGIALFAIRQLKLKEPVMDLRVFKYPMYTHSVIMFLIIIMAMFASEIILPIYMQGPLALSAATAGLVLLPGSLLNGVMSPFMGALFDKFGPRLLMIPATIVLSGTMFMMSRLDLDTPLWVVVVGYILLMLSISAIMMPAETNGLNQLPKQLYPHGTAVMTTLQPVAGAIGVSVFIGIMNARQLHFLKDVSNPLDPAAIQQAMVAGVELVYFIAFAMSLVAILLAFTVYRAVPEEAPKDV, from the coding sequence ATGAAAGAAACTACACAACCAACGAAATACGAATACTTGGCCGACGATCCGAATGTCAAAGTCATACCGATCATGTTGTCTTTGATCATCGGCGCTTTCTTTGCAATATTGAATGAAACCTTGCTGAACATCGCACTTACGACACTCATGCACGAATTCGATATCACGTTGCCCACAGTTCAATGGATGGCGACAGGATTCATGTTAGTGATGGGAATTGTAATCCCGGTTTCCGCCCTGTTATTGCAATGGTACACAACACGCCAATTGTTCCTGGGAACGATGATCGTATTTACAATCGGAACAACAATCAGTGCCATGGCCCCCACTTTTGCCATCCTATTAGTCGGACGTCTCGTCCAGGCGGTCGGGACGGGGTTGCTGATGCCGATCATCTTTAATGTGTTCCTGTTGATTTATCCGCCGCACCGACGCGGGAAAGTTATGGGGCTTATCGGATTGGTCATCATGTTCGCCCCGGCAATCGGGCCTACCTTATCCGGAGTCATTGTCGAATATCTCGGTTGGCGCTTTTTATTCATCACCGTCATTCCATTCGCTTTATTCTCCATTGTGTTTGCATCCAAATATTTGATCAACGTATCGGAAGTGACCCGACCGAAGATTGACGTTCTATCCATCGTATTTTCCACAATCGGATTCGGGGGAACGATCTACGGTTTCAGTGCCGTCGGCGAAAGCGAAGCCGGTTTCTTCAGTCCGACTGTCATCGTTTCCATTCTAGCGGGATTGACGGGAATTGCTTTATTCGCCATCCGTCAACTCAAGCTGAAAGAGCCGGTCATGGATTTACGGGTGTTCAAATATCCAATGTACACCCATTCGGTCATCATGTTTTTAATCATCATCATGGCGATGTTCGCATCCGAAATCATTCTGCCGATCTATATGCAAGGTCCCTTGGCATTGTCGGCGGCGACGGCAGGATTGGTCTTATTGCCAGGCAGTTTGTTGAACGGCGTGATGTCGCCATTCATGGGTGCTCTGTTCGATAAATTCGGACCGAGATTGCTGATGATCCCCGCGACCATCGTGCTGAGCGGGACGATGTTTATGATGAGCCGATTGGATCTCGATACTCCGCTTTGGGTCGTAGTTGTCGGATATATCCTGCTGATGCTGTCCATCTCAGCGATCATGATGCCGGCCGAAACGAACGGATTGAACCAGTTGCCTAAGCAGCTCTATCCGCATGGCACCGCAGTGATGACTACCTTGCAGCCTGTTGCCGGAGCCATCGGGGTGTCCGTCTTCATCGGCATCATGAATGCCCGACAGCTCCATTTCCTGAAAGATGTATCAAACCCGCTTGACCCTGCGGCAATCCAGCAGGCGATGGTGGCGGGCGTGGAACTTGTCTACTTCATTGCCTTCGCCATGTCCCTTGTGGCCATCCTATTGGCATTCACCGTGTACCGCGCAGTGCCGGAAGAGGCCCCAAAAGACGTATGA
- a CDS encoding peptide chain release factor 3 codes for MDKPIQEEIASRRTFAIISHPDAGKTTMTEKLLFFGGAIRDAGTVKGKKTGKYATSDWMEIEKQRGISVTSSVMQFDYDGKRVNILDTPGHEDFSEDTYRTLMAVDAAVMMVDSGKGIEPQTIKLFKVCRMRGIPIFTFMNKMDRQGKEPLDLMEELEEVLGIESYAMNWPIGMGKEFLGIYDRFNHRIEQARVDGDKHFLALDEDGSLAEPHPMEETSYYQQALEDVMLLNEAGNQFDEERVAKGELTPVFFGSALTNFGVQTFLETFLQFAPEPQPRLTKEEQEVDPFSEEFSGFIFKIQANMNPAHRDRIAFVRIVSGAFERGMTVTVPRISKTFKLTQTTQFLADDRETVNEAVAGDIIGLHDTGNYQIGDTVIGGKSSFQFDALPQFTPELFVRVTAKNVMKSKHFHKGILQLVQEGAIQYYRTLHTEEVLLGAVGQLQFEVFEHRMKNEYNVEVRMEHIGSKVARWIENEGDVKESMTGQRAMLVKDRYDNLVFLFENDFAMRWFHDKYPDIRLYSLL; via the coding sequence ATGGATAAACCGATACAAGAAGAAATTGCATCACGCCGGACTTTTGCGATCATCTCCCACCCGGATGCGGGGAAAACGACGATGACGGAGAAGTTGCTCTTTTTCGGCGGCGCCATCCGGGATGCCGGGACCGTCAAAGGGAAGAAGACCGGAAAGTATGCGACATCGGACTGGATGGAAATTGAGAAACAGCGGGGAATTTCGGTGACGTCCTCGGTCATGCAGTTCGATTATGACGGGAAACGGGTAAATATCTTGGACACCCCGGGCCACGAAGATTTCAGTGAGGATACGTACCGTACGTTGATGGCGGTCGATGCGGCTGTCATGATGGTCGATTCGGGGAAAGGGATCGAGCCGCAGACGATCAAATTGTTCAAAGTCTGTCGTATGCGGGGCATTCCGATTTTCACATTTATGAATAAAATGGACCGTCAGGGGAAAGAGCCGCTTGATTTGATGGAAGAGCTTGAAGAAGTGCTCGGCATCGAATCGTATGCGATGAATTGGCCGATCGGGATGGGGAAGGAATTCCTGGGCATCTACGATCGGTTCAATCATCGGATTGAGCAGGCGCGAGTCGATGGCGATAAGCATTTTCTCGCTTTGGATGAAGACGGCAGCCTTGCCGAACCGCATCCGATGGAGGAGACTTCCTATTATCAACAGGCTTTGGAAGATGTAATGCTACTCAACGAAGCGGGCAATCAGTTCGACGAGGAACGGGTAGCCAAGGGGGAATTGACGCCGGTGTTCTTCGGAAGTGCGTTGACAAACTTCGGGGTCCAGACCTTTTTGGAAACGTTCCTTCAATTCGCTCCAGAGCCACAACCTCGTCTGACGAAGGAAGAACAAGAGGTTGATCCCTTTTCAGAGGAGTTTTCCGGTTTCATTTTTAAAATCCAGGCGAATATGAACCCGGCACACCGGGACCGGATTGCGTTCGTGCGTATTGTGTCGGGGGCATTCGAGCGTGGAATGACCGTGACGGTCCCTAGGATTTCGAAGACGTTCAAGTTGACGCAGACGACGCAGTTCCTCGCGGATGACCGCGAAACGGTCAACGAAGCGGTGGCGGGCGATATTATCGGACTGCATGACACGGGGAATTACCAGATCGGCGACACGGTGATCGGCGGGAAGTCCTCTTTCCAATTCGATGCACTGCCGCAATTCACCCCTGAATTGTTCGTTCGGGTGACTGCGAAGAACGTTATGAAATCGAAGCATTTCCATAAAGGGATTTTGCAGCTTGTGCAAGAAGGGGCCATTCAATATTATCGTACACTTCATACCGAGGAAGTCTTGCTCGGAGCGGTCGGTCAGCTGCAATTCGAAGTGTTCGAGCATCGGATGAAAAACGAGTACAACGTGGAAGTCCGGATGGAACATATCGGTTCAAAAGTTGCCCGTTGGATTGAAAATGAAGGGGATGTCAAGGAGTCGATGACGGGTCAACGGGCGATGCTCGTGAAAGACCGTTACGATAATCTGGTGTTCCTCTTCGAAAATGACTTCGCGATGCGCTGGTTCCATGACAAATACCCGGACATCCGGTTATATAGTCTGTTGTAA
- a CDS encoding ABC transporter permease, with protein sequence MGLFLLKRSAEAGIVLLLGSLLCFAFIRILPGDPAAAMYGEQLQKLSDAERERIAANLGLDEQLPVQYFKWAGQALQGNWGASYLTGEPADAVVMRTFYPTAVLLIASQLLLIGLALLFGMTSAIRRNTFYDRTVLLFSVILMAVPPFWLALMMMLLFTVQMGVLPSSGMGDGTFSLKHLIMPALVLALSHAGFYIRLFRNHLTLSAEQDHIYALRARGISEHRIWFSHILPNAAVPLITYTGTSLAISLAGSIVVETIFSWPGLGRLALKSALAHDYPVLLAIILLSMGFVIIVNLLSDLVAAWIDPRLRQEVTGRGVRL encoded by the coding sequence ATGGGTCTTTTTTTATTGAAACGATCCGCGGAAGCCGGCATTGTTCTGCTTCTCGGAAGCTTGCTCTGCTTTGCATTCATTCGCATTCTGCCAGGAGACCCCGCAGCGGCTATGTATGGTGAGCAGCTGCAGAAACTATCCGATGCGGAGCGGGAGCGGATTGCAGCGAACCTTGGCTTGGATGAACAGCTTCCTGTCCAGTATTTTAAATGGGCCGGACAGGCTCTTCAGGGGAACTGGGGAGCCTCCTATCTTACGGGTGAACCCGCGGACGCCGTCGTCATGCGAACTTTTTATCCAACGGCAGTACTGCTGATTGCATCGCAATTGCTCCTTATCGGCTTGGCCCTCCTATTCGGGATGACATCAGCCATCCGGCGTAACACATTCTATGACCGCACTGTCCTCTTGTTCAGCGTGATCCTCATGGCGGTCCCTCCCTTCTGGCTTGCACTAATGATGATGCTATTATTCACGGTCCAGATGGGTGTCCTGCCTTCTTCCGGTATGGGTGATGGAACTTTCTCCCTCAAACATCTCATCATGCCAGCGCTTGTCCTCGCGCTGTCTCATGCCGGTTTTTATATCCGACTATTTCGGAACCACCTCACCTTATCTGCAGAACAAGATCATATATATGCGCTCCGGGCGCGCGGCATTTCGGAACACCGAATTTGGTTTAGCCACATCTTGCCTAACGCCGCCGTTCCACTCATCACATACACCGGTACTTCGCTCGCCATTTCATTGGCGGGTTCCATTGTGGTGGAAACGATTTTCTCGTGGCCCGGGTTGGGGCGTCTTGCGCTAAAATCGGCGCTCGCCCATGATTATCCCGTCCTGCTGGCGATCATTTTGCTCAGTATGGGATTTGTCATCATCGTCAATTTATTGTCCGACCTTGTCGCAGCCTGGATTGATCCGCGGCTTCGGCAGGAAGTGACAGGCAGGGGGGTGAGACTATGA
- a CDS encoding aldehyde dehydrogenase: protein MIFTADQAERLIAHQRAYYFTGRTRSAAFRKKMLRQLKQAIESNEQAIYEALHHDLGKSDFEAYVTEIGFVLSSISYMLDHLDEWLQTEAVKTPIHLQPASSWIIREPYGSVLVIGPFNYPFQLVMEPLIGAIAGGNCAVVKPSETAVHTAAIVKKVISETFPTEYICVIEGEREETATLIQASFDYIFFTGSAEVGKIVMKAAAERLTPITLELGGKSPALVDQTADLAKAAERIIWGKFINNGQTCIAPDYVLVHHSVHEQFVSEMVQVLHRFYGKDASVSPDYGRIVNQKQFDRLARIIQREREHLFYGGSSRRDDLYMEPTLLCNVAWDGPAMEEEIFGPILPILLYDNLAEAIHHIRLLPKPLAAYMFTENKQAAEYFIENVPFGGGCINDTISHVGNIHLPFGGVGPSGMNAYHGKTSFETFTHAKSLLKRSTAIPMRIAFPPYKDKLKWIKPLLR from the coding sequence ATGATTTTCACAGCGGATCAGGCGGAAAGGCTGATTGCCCATCAGCGGGCTTATTATTTTACAGGCAGAACGCGAAGTGCCGCTTTCCGTAAAAAAATGTTACGACAATTGAAACAAGCGATCGAGTCGAATGAACAAGCCATTTATGAAGCTCTTCATCATGATCTTGGAAAAAGTGATTTTGAAGCGTACGTCACGGAAATCGGGTTCGTCCTCTCCAGCATTTCGTATATGCTGGATCATTTGGACGAGTGGTTGCAGACCGAAGCCGTGAAGACCCCGATCCATCTGCAGCCGGCTTCCAGTTGGATCATCCGGGAACCGTATGGATCGGTTTTGGTCATCGGACCTTTTAATTATCCATTCCAGCTCGTTATGGAACCATTGATCGGCGCGATAGCAGGTGGGAATTGTGCGGTGGTCAAACCATCGGAAACAGCGGTCCACACAGCGGCCATTGTGAAAAAGGTCATCTCAGAGACATTCCCAACCGAATACATTTGCGTCATCGAAGGAGAACGGGAAGAAACAGCGACGCTTATTCAGGCGTCATTCGATTATATATTCTTCACAGGCAGTGCGGAGGTCGGAAAAATTGTCATGAAGGCTGCGGCAGAGCGGCTGACGCCGATCACATTGGAACTCGGCGGCAAAAGCCCGGCACTTGTAGATCAGACGGCCGATTTGGCAAAAGCGGCTGAACGGATTATTTGGGGGAAATTCATCAATAACGGGCAAACTTGCATCGCGCCGGACTATGTTCTCGTACATCATTCCGTCCATGAGCAGTTTGTTTCGGAGATGGTCCAAGTATTGCACCGATTCTATGGAAAGGATGCGTCTGTAAGCCCGGATTATGGCCGGATTGTCAATCAAAAGCAGTTTGACCGGTTGGCGAGGATCATCCAAAGGGAACGGGAGCATCTTTTTTATGGTGGAAGCAGTCGCAGGGATGACCTGTATATGGAACCGACGCTGCTTTGTAATGTCGCATGGGACGGTCCAGCGATGGAAGAAGAGATTTTCGGTCCAATCCTTCCAATCCTACTATATGATAATTTGGCTGAAGCCATTCATCATATCCGACTCTTGCCGAAACCACTTGCGGCTTATATGTTTACGGAAAACAAACAGGCGGCGGAGTACTTTATCGAAAACGTCCCTTTTGGCGGCGGGTGCATCAACGATACAATTTCACACGTCGGCAATATCCATCTGCCATTTGGCGGAGTCGGTCCGTCCGGCATGAATGCGTATCATGGCAAAACAAGCTTCGAGACGTTCACCCATGCGAAATCGTTGCTGAAACGAAGCACCGCCATCCCGATGCGCATCGCTTTCCCGCCGTATAAGGATAAATTGAAATGGATCAAACCGCTTCTTCGATGA
- a CDS encoding catalase, translating into MNKDQNKNQTTNEENEMTLTNRQGHPITNNQNLRTVGNRGPATLENYDFIEKLSHFDRERIPERVVHGRGAGAHGYFEAYGSVGDEPVSKYTRASLFQEKGKQTPVFVRFSTVIHGGHSPETLRDPRGFAVKFYTDDGNWDLVGNNLKIFFIRDAIKFPDMIHAFKPDPITNIQDSERFFDFCASSPESFHMVTFIYSPWGIPANYRQMQGSGVNTYKWINSEGEAVLIKYHWEPKQGIKNLTQKQAEEIQAKNFNHATQDLYDAIERGDYPEWELFVQIMSDDEHPELDFDPLDDTKLWPNDQFPWLPVGKLILNRNPEDYFSEVEQSAFGTGVLIDGLDFSDDKMLQGRTFSYSDTQRHRIGANYLQLPINAPKKRVATNQSGGQMQYKVDRAPGQNPHINYEPSILGGLQEAKQDGKEHTPRIEGNLVRESIDRNDNTKQAGETYRAFEDWEKDELINNLVNDLSTCDPRIQKKMIALAEEADEEYGRRLREGLQKADADGSSQHPLGNKDGEQAPKKAEDISRETDSY; encoded by the coding sequence ATGAATAAAGATCAAAACAAAAATCAGACAACAAACGAGGAAAACGAGATGACGTTGACCAATCGGCAAGGACATCCGATCACGAATAACCAAAACTTACGGACTGTCGGCAACCGAGGTCCTGCCACATTGGAGAACTACGATTTCATCGAAAAACTAAGTCATTTTGACAGAGAGCGGATTCCCGAACGTGTCGTGCACGGTAGAGGTGCAGGAGCCCACGGTTATTTTGAGGCGTATGGATCAGTCGGAGATGAACCGGTTTCGAAATATACAAGAGCTTCATTGTTTCAAGAAAAAGGGAAACAGACTCCTGTATTTGTCCGCTTTTCAACCGTTATCCACGGTGGGCATTCTCCTGAAACCCTTCGGGATCCCCGAGGGTTTGCGGTCAAGTTTTATACGGATGACGGAAACTGGGATTTGGTCGGCAACAACCTAAAGATTTTTTTCATCCGCGATGCAATCAAATTCCCTGATATGATTCATGCTTTCAAGCCCGACCCAATTACGAATATCCAAGACAGTGAACGCTTTTTCGATTTCTGCGCCAGTTCACCGGAATCCTTCCATATGGTAACGTTCATCTATTCACCTTGGGGAATTCCAGCCAACTATCGACAAATGCAAGGATCCGGCGTCAATACGTATAAATGGATTAACAGTGAAGGCGAAGCGGTTCTCATTAAATACCATTGGGAGCCGAAGCAAGGGATTAAAAACTTGACGCAAAAACAAGCGGAGGAAATCCAAGCGAAAAACTTCAATCACGCCACGCAGGATCTATACGATGCAATTGAGCGCGGGGATTACCCGGAATGGGAACTTTTCGTTCAAATCATGAGTGATGACGAGCATCCTGAACTGGATTTCGATCCGCTTGATGATACGAAACTTTGGCCGAATGACCAATTCCCATGGCTGCCTGTCGGAAAGCTCATATTAAATAGAAATCCCGAAGACTATTTCAGCGAAGTCGAACAATCTGCATTCGGGACAGGTGTTCTGATCGATGGTCTCGATTTCTCGGATGATAAAATGTTGCAAGGACGGACCTTTTCTTATTCCGATACACAACGCCATCGGATTGGCGCCAATTATCTTCAGCTGCCGATCAATGCCCCGAAAAAGAGAGTAGCGACCAATCAGAGCGGTGGGCAAATGCAGTATAAAGTGGATCGGGCACCTGGACAAAATCCACATATCAATTATGAACCGTCCATTCTCGGAGGACTGCAAGAAGCGAAACAAGACGGAAAAGAGCACACTCCTCGCATAGAGGGAAACCTCGTCCGAGAATCCATCGATCGCAACGACAACACAAAACAGGCCGGCGAAACATACCGTGCTTTTGAAGATTGGGAAAAGGATGAACTGATCAACAATCTGGTGAATGACCTGTCTACATGCGATCCGCGCATCCAAAAGAAAATGATCGCTCTCGCTGAGGAAGCCGATGAAGAATACGGCCGACGTCTCAGAGAAGGACTGCAAAAAGCAGATGCCGATGGATCCAGTCAACATCCACTTGGAAATAAAGACGGCGAACAAGCGCCGAAGAAAGCGGAAGACATAAGCCGCGAGACCGATTCGTATTAA
- a CDS encoding ATP-binding cassette domain-containing protein — MKRKEAEQKALRWLERVGLPDPERIVAAYPHELSGGMRQRIQLALTASLEPALLIADEPTTALDLPIQATVLRLLKDWQVETGGTLLMITHDLGVAADVGNRILVMSNGRLVEDAPVRRLFRNPKSETARRLLNNYRTLAGIPENKADSQPKEVPLIEAHDVSKVYVSGGFLYKRGFQAVDGASLTVGAGEIVGLIGESGGGKSTLSRLLLGLESCSEGHIHWQGTTNWPDGVQWVHQDPAASFNPGWTAGRIVGEGLEYRKVDARTRQQVTETLLEKVGLPPETAQKYPHELSGGMRQRIALARALAVQPELLVLDEPFASLDMSTQAKMIDLVRSFREQDALSILFITHDIRTALALCSRIYVIQNGRIVDEQLAAELSLSRQPFTQSLLAHIPGGKIPNDITIQEEYN; from the coding sequence TTGAAGAGAAAAGAAGCGGAGCAAAAAGCACTTCGCTGGCTTGAGCGGGTAGGCTTGCCTGATCCCGAACGGATAGTTGCCGCTTATCCACATGAACTATCCGGCGGAATGCGCCAAAGGATTCAGCTTGCTCTGACGGCTTCATTGGAACCGGCACTGCTCATTGCCGATGAACCGACGACCGCATTGGACCTCCCTATCCAGGCGACTGTGCTCCGCTTGCTTAAAGATTGGCAAGTAGAGACAGGTGGAACGCTGTTGATGATCACGCATGACCTTGGCGTCGCGGCGGATGTCGGGAACCGCATCCTTGTTATGAGCAACGGACGACTGGTCGAAGATGCTCCGGTCCGCCGGCTATTCCGTAATCCGAAGTCGGAGACCGCCCGTCGGTTGTTGAATAATTATCGAACACTTGCAGGAATTCCTGAAAATAAAGCGGATTCCCAGCCCAAGGAGGTTCCTCTTATCGAGGCGCATGATGTATCCAAAGTCTATGTTTCTGGAGGTTTCCTGTACAAAAGGGGCTTCCAAGCCGTGGACGGAGCATCACTGACAGTCGGCGCCGGAGAAATCGTCGGTCTGATTGGCGAAAGCGGTGGAGGAAAAAGCACCCTTTCCCGGCTCCTTCTCGGACTGGAATCGTGCTCAGAAGGTCATATCCACTGGCAAGGAACAACTAATTGGCCGGATGGCGTGCAATGGGTGCATCAAGATCCTGCCGCGTCATTCAACCCCGGCTGGACAGCGGGACGGATTGTCGGAGAAGGATTGGAATATAGGAAAGTCGATGCGCGGACACGGCAGCAAGTGACTGAGACGCTCCTTGAAAAAGTCGGCCTTCCTCCGGAGACGGCGCAGAAGTATCCGCATGAACTGTCAGGTGGCATGCGTCAGCGGATTGCACTGGCGCGGGCGCTCGCTGTCCAGCCGGAACTTCTCGTCCTCGACGAGCCGTTTGCCAGCTTGGATATGAGTACACAGGCCAAGATGATAGACCTTGTTCGATCGTTCCGTGAACAGGATGCCCTGTCCATCCTGTTCATCACACATGATATTCGGACGGCCCTTGCCCTGTGCAGCAGGATATACGTCATCCAAAATGGTCGAATCGTGGATGAACAACTTGCCGCGGAGCTGAGTTTGTCCAGACAGCCTTTCACCCAAAGCCTGCTCGCGCATATACCCGGCGGGAAAATACCAAATGATATTACCATTCAGGAGGAATACAATTGA
- a CDS encoding UDP-N-acetylmuramoyl-L-alanyl-D-glutamate--2,6-diaminopimelate ligase — MDTEKLFAILPNKEIVGELPATVTDMAVDSRAVNAGGVFVCIEGFTVDGHDFVGKAVDNGARVIVASKPVDVDPEKVAVVLVDDTSRAVGLLASRFYSYPSRKMTMIGVTGTNGKTSVSNIIHAILQESGERSAVSGTIGFNLDGILYETENTTNDVLTTQGMIARAVQEGCSTMAMEVSSHGLVEGRLAGTEFDIAIFTNLTHDHLDFHGTMEDYGYAKGLLFAQLGQDLEKRKFAVLNADDEWSERMGKMTPFPALTYGIRNDAIFRASDIVLAADRTTFRLASPEGEFEVDMKLIGEFSVYNALAAIAALFAKGMGTEDIIGHLEKISSVKGRMEKVETSLPLTIYIDYAHSPDAIEKAIHAVLPYKKNKLIFVIGTGGNRDRKKRPVMAEKASVADYVILTTDDPRDEPYESILSELEAGMTHDQYACIGDRAEAVRHAVSVAEEDDIIIFAGKGHEDFQIIGNVKHPHSDAAIALEAAEQKFGAGQMKK; from the coding sequence ATGGATACCGAAAAATTATTTGCAATATTGCCGAACAAGGAAATTGTCGGGGAGCTGCCGGCGACGGTGACCGATATGGCTGTCGATTCGCGAGCGGTAAATGCAGGGGGCGTGTTCGTCTGCATCGAGGGCTTTACAGTGGATGGCCATGATTTTGTCGGCAAGGCTGTTGACAATGGGGCTCGCGTCATCGTCGCTTCGAAGCCAGTCGACGTAGATCCGGAAAAAGTGGCGGTCGTGCTTGTTGATGATACGTCGCGGGCAGTCGGTTTGCTGGCCTCCCGTTTCTATAGTTATCCTTCGCGGAAAATGACGATGATCGGCGTCACCGGGACAAACGGAAAGACAAGCGTCAGCAATATCATCCACGCCATTTTACAGGAGAGCGGAGAGCGTTCGGCTGTTTCAGGGACTATCGGGTTTAATTTGGACGGCATTTTATATGAAACCGAGAATACGACGAATGATGTCCTGACGACGCAAGGGATGATTGCCCGCGCTGTGCAGGAAGGTTGTTCGACGATGGCGATGGAAGTATCGTCGCACGGACTCGTGGAAGGCCGTTTGGCTGGTACGGAATTCGACATCGCCATTTTTACGAATTTGACGCATGATCACCTTGACTTTCATGGGACGATGGAGGATTACGGGTATGCGAAAGGTCTTTTATTCGCCCAGCTGGGACAGGACTTGGAGAAGCGTAAGTTTGCCGTGCTGAACGCAGACGACGAGTGGAGCGAGCGGATGGGCAAGATGACGCCGTTTCCAGCTTTGACTTACGGAATCCGGAATGATGCGATATTCCGCGCTTCGGACATTGTATTGGCTGCGGATCGCACGACGTTCCGACTCGCTTCCCCTGAAGGCGAATTCGAAGTTGATATGAAATTGATCGGGGAGTTCAGTGTCTACAATGCGTTGGCAGCAATCGCCGCTTTATTTGCAAAAGGCATGGGGACGGAGGACATCATCGGGCATTTGGAGAAGATCTCTTCCGTCAAAGGCCGGATGGAGAAAGTGGAAACTTCCCTTCCGTTGACGATCTACATCGACTATGCCCATTCACCCGATGCCATCGAGAAGGCGATCCATGCCGTGCTGCCGTATAAAAAGAATAAATTGATATTCGTCATCGGGACAGGCGGAAACCGGGACCGGAAAAAGCGGCCCGTCATGGCAGAAAAGGCATCCGTTGCCGATTATGTTATTCTGACAACCGATGATCCGCGGGACGAGCCGTACGAATCAATTCTCTCCGAATTGGAAGCTGGCATGACCCATGACCAATACGCCTGCATCGGCGACCGGGCAGAAGCCGTCCGCCATGCGGTATCTGTCGCAGAAGAAGACGATATCATCATCTTCGCCGGCAAAGGCCATGAAGATTTCCAAATCATCGGCAACGTAAAACATCCGCATTCGGACGCCGCAATCGCATTGGAAGCCGCTGAGCAGAAGTTCGGAGCGGGGCAAATGAAGAAATGA